A window of Flavobacterium flavigenum contains these coding sequences:
- a CDS encoding glycoside hydrolase family 3 protein gives MKMTAEALRQRIGQFFFPAVFINDTEENIQETERLIREHNIGGLTFFHSRASAATNYESKQKIVFNDDSYEKIKALIVRYQKAASTPLLISIDAEWGLAMRIEKTPQYPYAITLGALPESKSHLVYEVGKQIGLDLKAAGIQYNLSPLADINNNPNNPVIGYRSFGENKEKVAHFAIEYLKGQSEVGVLGCLKHFPGHGNTNVDSHLGLPVLKETLEELLENELVPFIKGIENNVDSIMIGHLAVPSLNDGKDTSATLSKAVIQDLLRDKLGYNGLVISDALNMHSVSKLYETKGQLEWEAFNAGNDVLCFAENVPEGIEAIFQNASPDRIFESYDRIMNAKEKAGILSGNTSASGELNFRNASLLNTKIAENCITKIIDNSSNNMFFEAQKNNQFAKLSLYKNTENDFFKTLNSKLPSPEFAFENLEDSNISEIKKELENFETILISLFVPKAKPANNFEVNDEVFELLSDLLQTKKCIVYVFGNPYVLPLIPNLKKASGLIQVYQDFEEFQKTAGKQLLENISCDGILPVNIEIQ, from the coding sequence ATGAAAATGACAGCCGAAGCATTACGACAAAGGATAGGACAATTTTTCTTTCCAGCCGTATTTATCAACGATACCGAAGAAAACATTCAAGAAACCGAACGTTTAATCAGAGAACATAATATTGGCGGACTGACTTTTTTCCATAGTCGTGCGAGTGCTGCAACGAATTATGAAAGCAAGCAAAAAATTGTTTTTAATGATGACAGCTACGAAAAAATTAAAGCGCTGATTGTTCGTTATCAAAAAGCTGCTTCTACTCCACTTTTAATCAGCATTGATGCGGAATGGGGATTAGCAATGCGTATCGAAAAAACACCGCAATATCCATACGCGATTACACTTGGCGCTTTACCTGAAAGCAAATCCCATTTAGTTTATGAAGTTGGAAAACAAATTGGTTTAGATTTAAAAGCCGCCGGAATTCAGTATAATTTATCGCCTTTGGCAGACATCAATAACAATCCGAACAATCCGGTTATTGGATATCGTTCTTTTGGTGAAAACAAAGAAAAAGTTGCCCATTTTGCAATTGAATATTTAAAGGGCCAATCAGAAGTTGGCGTTTTAGGCTGTTTGAAACACTTTCCCGGACACGGAAATACGAATGTTGATTCTCATTTAGGATTACCGGTTTTAAAAGAAACTTTAGAAGAATTACTGGAAAACGAATTAGTTCCGTTCATCAAAGGAATCGAAAACAACGTCGATTCAATTATGATTGGACATTTGGCCGTTCCAAGCTTGAATGACGGAAAAGATACCTCGGCAACTTTATCAAAAGCGGTTATTCAGGATTTATTGAGAGATAAATTAGGTTATAATGGTTTAGTTATTTCTGATGCTTTGAATATGCACAGCGTTTCGAAATTGTATGAAACAAAAGGGCAATTAGAATGGGAAGCTTTCAATGCAGGAAACGACGTTTTGTGCTTCGCCGAAAATGTTCCGGAAGGAATCGAGGCTATCTTTCAAAATGCTTCTCCGGACAGAATCTTCGAAAGCTATGACAGAATCATGAATGCCAAAGAAAAAGCCGGAATTTTATCTGGAAACACTTCTGCTTCGGGCGAATTAAACTTTAGAAATGCTTCTCTTTTAAATACTAAAATAGCAGAAAACTGTATTACAAAAATCATAGATAATTCAAGCAATAATATGTTTTTTGAAGCACAGAAAAACAATCAATTCGCCAAATTAAGTTTATACAAGAATACAGAAAATGACTTCTTTAAAACTTTAAATTCAAAATTACCATCACCAGAATTTGCTTTTGAAAATCTGGAAGATTCCAATATTTCAGAAATTAAAAAAGAACTTGAAAATTTCGAAACTATTTTGATTTCATTATTTGTTCCAAAGGCAAAACCAGCAAATAATTTCGAAGTGAATGATGAAGTTTTCGAATTGCTTTCAGATTTGCTTCAAACCAAAAAATGCATCGTTTACGTTTTTGGAAATCCGTATGTTTTACCGCTTATTCCAAATCTTAAAAAAGCTTCAGGATTAATTCAGGTATATCAGGATTTTGAAGAATTTCAAAAAACAGCAGGAAAACAATTATTAGAAAATATTTCGTGCGATGGCATTTTACCCGTAAATATTGAAATTCAATAA
- a CDS encoding GNAT family N-acetyltransferase: MINIKRTNSDDIDFINLVALLDQDLAIRDGEDHAFYNQYNKTDKIKHTIVYYENDIPVGCGAFREKEPGTTEIKRMYVHPDHRKKGIASAVLAELETWAKEVGYTYTILETGKNQPEAINLYQKLNYTIIPNYPPYEKMDNSVCMKKTL; the protein is encoded by the coding sequence ATGATTAACATTAAAAGAACCAATTCAGACGATATTGATTTTATAAATCTGGTTGCTTTGTTAGATCAGGATTTAGCGATTAGAGATGGTGAAGATCATGCGTTTTATAATCAGTACAATAAGACCGATAAAATAAAACATACGATCGTTTATTACGAAAATGATATTCCGGTTGGCTGTGGCGCTTTCCGCGAAAAAGAACCCGGCACAACCGAGATTAAAAGAATGTATGTGCATCCCGATCATCGAAAAAAAGGTATCGCATCAGCAGTTTTGGCAGAACTGGAAACTTGGGCAAAAGAAGTTGGTTATACCTATACGATTCTCGAAACCGGAAAAAACCAGCCTGAAGCGATCAACTTATATCAAAAATTAAATTATACCATAATACCAAATTATCCGCCTTACGAAAAAATGGATAATAGTGTCTGCATGAAAAAGACTTTATAA
- a CDS encoding MFS transporter has product MKTDNTPWFWIPLLNFASGLPYAIIITVSVLMYKKLGIDNKSVGFYTSLFYLPWVIKPLWSPFIDLHGTKRKWFLSMQLLISLAFLIIGFTIPLNNFLILSLALFFMSAFASASNDVATDGYYLLALKPEEQSFFLGIRSTFYKLAGLTGSGLMVLFAGHLENKYNDNAKAWSYTMICIGALMACITVYNFFATPKNEENDFSNKGKQEPMSFVDVFVTFFKKKQIGIILAFILVFRLGEAQLLKMLNPFLVDPTGVGGMGLQTEEVGIIYGTLGITALTIGGILGGIAISKHGLTKWMLPMFLAMHIPIIGFVALAHYQPVELFHFHLNLYFFEFNSNLNLYTCLTVIVEQFGYGFGFTGFMMFLIHVAEGEAKTSHYSLATGFMALGMMLPGMLSGYIQDFLGYQNFFIWVLISTIPGLILSRFLIFPKDFGKKSEEV; this is encoded by the coding sequence ATGAAAACAGATAATACTCCGTGGTTTTGGATTCCGCTTCTTAATTTTGCATCCGGATTGCCTTATGCAATAATTATAACCGTTTCGGTTTTAATGTATAAAAAATTAGGTATTGATAATAAATCAGTCGGCTTCTACACCAGCCTTTTTTATCTACCCTGGGTAATAAAGCCTTTATGGAGTCCTTTTATAGATCTTCATGGCACGAAGAGAAAATGGTTTTTGTCAATGCAATTATTAATTTCTCTTGCCTTTTTAATTATTGGTTTTACAATTCCTTTAAATAACTTTTTGATTTTAAGTCTGGCTTTATTTTTTATGTCCGCATTTGCTTCCGCTTCTAATGATGTCGCAACAGATGGCTATTATTTATTGGCACTAAAACCAGAAGAACAATCTTTTTTCTTAGGTATTAGAAGTACGTTTTATAAACTAGCAGGACTTACAGGAAGTGGACTTATGGTGCTTTTCGCTGGTCATTTGGAAAATAAATACAATGACAATGCAAAAGCATGGTCATACACTATGATTTGTATTGGTGCACTAATGGCTTGCATTACCGTTTATAATTTTTTCGCGACTCCAAAAAACGAAGAAAATGATTTTTCGAATAAAGGAAAGCAAGAACCAATGAGTTTCGTAGATGTATTTGTTACTTTTTTTAAAAAGAAACAAATTGGAATAATCTTAGCTTTTATTCTTGTATTTCGTCTTGGCGAAGCTCAGTTGTTAAAAATGTTAAATCCTTTTTTGGTGGATCCTACAGGAGTTGGCGGAATGGGTTTACAAACTGAAGAAGTCGGAATTATTTATGGTACATTAGGAATTACAGCGTTAACTATTGGCGGAATTTTAGGTGGTATCGCCATATCAAAACATGGACTTACTAAATGGATGCTTCCAATGTTTTTAGCAATGCATATTCCCATTATCGGATTTGTTGCATTAGCACATTATCAGCCTGTAGAGCTTTTTCATTTTCATTTAAACTTATATTTCTTTGAATTCAATTCTAATCTTAATCTCTATACTTGTCTTACAGTAATAGTAGAACAATTTGGATATGGTTTTGGATTTACGGGTTTTATGATGTTTTTAATTCATGTAGCAGAAGGAGAAGCAAAAACCTCACATTATTCACTTGCAACCGGTTTTATGGCATTAGGAATGATGCTTCCGGGAATGCTTAGTGGTTATATTCAGGATTTTTTAGGCTATCAAAACTTCTTTATTTGGGTTTTAATATCCACAATTCCAGGTCTTATTTTATCACGTTTTTTAATATTCCCGAAGGATTTCGGAAAAAAATCAGAAGAAGTTTAA
- a CDS encoding glycoside hydrolase family 10 protein: MHKNQHLIFSIIYLFFFGLNANSQEKTKHPKNEFRGVWIATVVNIDWPKTAIDNVEKEKADYIAILEAYKKLNYNAVIVQIRSVGDAFYPSELAPWSRFLTGKEGQAPSPYYDALAWMIEQAHERGFEFHAWMNPYRATFDLNKQQLSPNHDIFKHPEWMIEYGGKLYYDPALPEVQSHLTKVVKEVVDKYDIDAIHFDDYFYPYAVPGKVFNDTASYKKYGSGLSLADWRRANVSNFVHTISTTIKASKPWVQFGISPFGVWRNKSVDPRGSETQSTSNYDDLYADPVLWMDQKWIDYILPQLYWSMNNRVANYSKLVKWWSENSNNTAIYIGHASYKIRGDSDKSWNFMSEIPNQIDYLRSFKNVSGSAYFSAKWFMDKNFDIVRHLEENQYKYPALPPAVPNLKRVIIDTPVVNEYTKDSLRYTFSIKSPLNTKVRYLVIYGADHISKIDINDPTQIIEKVRVHENEGRILLSVASQRINQYKACAVTFIDYFANESTPTIIDLKKTFKNYIPAQPNENR, encoded by the coding sequence ATGCATAAAAATCAGCACCTAATATTCTCTATCATATATTTATTTTTCTTTGGTTTGAACGCAAATTCACAGGAAAAAACCAAACATCCTAAAAACGAATTTAGAGGTGTCTGGATTGCAACTGTAGTAAACATTGACTGGCCCAAAACGGCAATTGACAACGTTGAAAAGGAAAAAGCAGATTATATTGCGATTTTAGAGGCTTACAAAAAACTGAATTACAATGCCGTAATTGTTCAGATTAGAAGTGTGGGCGATGCTTTTTACCCTTCAGAACTGGCGCCGTGGTCAAGGTTTTTAACCGGTAAAGAAGGACAGGCTCCGAGTCCGTATTATGATGCATTAGCCTGGATGATTGAGCAGGCGCACGAAAGAGGTTTTGAATTTCATGCCTGGATGAACCCGTACCGGGCGACTTTCGATTTAAACAAACAGCAATTAAGCCCTAATCACGATATTTTTAAACATCCGGAATGGATGATTGAATATGGTGGAAAACTATATTACGATCCTGCTTTGCCGGAAGTTCAGTCGCATTTAACCAAAGTGGTAAAAGAGGTTGTTGACAAATACGATATCGACGCCATTCACTTTGATGATTATTTTTATCCGTATGCCGTTCCCGGAAAAGTTTTTAACGATACAGCATCCTACAAAAAATACGGAAGTGGTTTATCCCTTGCCGACTGGCGCCGTGCGAATGTGAGCAATTTTGTTCATACCATTTCAACCACTATAAAAGCCAGCAAACCTTGGGTACAATTCGGAATCAGTCCGTTTGGGGTTTGGCGAAATAAATCGGTAGATCCGAGAGGTTCAGAAACACAATCTACTTCTAATTACGATGATTTATATGCAGACCCTGTGTTATGGATGGATCAGAAATGGATTGATTATATCCTTCCTCAGTTGTATTGGAGTATGAACAATCGTGTTGCCAATTACTCCAAATTAGTAAAATGGTGGTCTGAGAATTCAAACAACACAGCCATTTACATCGGTCACGCATCCTATAAAATTAGAGGAGACAGTGATAAAAGCTGGAATTTTATGTCAGAAATCCCGAATCAGATTGATTATTTAAGAAGTTTCAAAAATGTAAGCGGAAGTGCCTATTTCAGTGCCAAATGGTTTATGGACAAAAACTTCGATATTGTACGGCATTTAGAAGAAAATCAATATAAATATCCGGCTCTTCCTCCTGCAGTTCCAAACTTAAAACGTGTTATTATCGACACGCCGGTTGTCAACGAATATACAAAAGACAGTCTGCGCTATACCTTTAGTATCAAATCTCCTTTAAATACAAAAGTGAGATATTTAGTGATTTATGGGGCTGATCATATTTCGAAAATCGACATTAATGACCCCACACAAATTATTGAAAAAGTAAGGGTACACGAAAACGAAGGAAGAATTTTACTTTCTGTAGCTTCACAAAGAATCAATCAGTATAAAGCTTGTGCTGTAACATTTATTGATTATTTTGCAAACGAAAGTACACCAACAATAATCGACTTAAAAAAGACATTTAAAAATTATATCCCTGCCCAGCCAAATGAAAACAGATAA
- a CDS encoding anhydro-N-acetylmuramic acid kinase has product MNKNIIALYNISQKQTRKIIGLMSGTSLDGLDIALCEISGRGEKTEIKILEFETINYSEDIKTEIRKVFAKKTIDFQHLALLNEWIGILHAGMINNSLAKWSIQASEVDLIASHGQTVLHAPKFLHQQEKFPNATLQIGDGDHIAVKTGIITLSDFRQKHVAAGGEGAPLAVYGDYLLFSKKGENRIMLNMGGIANFTYLPASLNAEDVFVTDTGTANTLIDIFTKQYFPEKSYDKDAEIAQSGTVNQTLLTELKNDAFFWKSFPKTIGQELFNKDFVDSVLSKTNLENISAPDLLATLTRLSAETIAEAIQFVVKNSGTPIEDFKIYMSGGGTNNPLLVKWLKELLPCEFQKSDDLGILSDAKEAVLFAVLANETVAGGDYDFGSNKGIPSVTMGKISFPD; this is encoded by the coding sequence ATGAACAAAAACATAATCGCACTATACAACATATCCCAAAAACAAACCCGAAAAATAATCGGTTTAATGTCCGGAACTTCACTTGACGGGTTAGACATTGCCTTATGCGAGATATCTGGAAGAGGAGAAAAAACGGAAATAAAAATCCTCGAATTCGAAACCATCAATTACTCCGAAGATATTAAAACCGAAATCCGAAAGGTTTTTGCAAAAAAAACAATCGATTTTCAGCATTTGGCTTTACTAAACGAATGGATCGGAATATTACATGCCGGAATGATTAATAACAGCTTAGCAAAATGGAGTATTCAGGCAAGTGAAGTTGACTTAATTGCCTCGCACGGACAAACGGTTTTGCACGCTCCGAAGTTTTTGCATCAGCAGGAAAAATTCCCCAATGCGACTTTGCAGATTGGTGATGGCGATCATATAGCCGTAAAAACCGGAATTATAACATTGTCAGATTTCAGACAAAAACATGTTGCAGCAGGTGGTGAAGGTGCACCTTTGGCGGTTTATGGCGATTATTTATTGTTCAGCAAAAAAGGCGAAAACCGCATCATGCTCAACATGGGCGGAATCGCAAATTTCACCTATCTCCCAGCCTCATTAAATGCCGAAGATGTTTTTGTGACCGATACCGGAACGGCCAATACCCTGATCGATATTTTTACCAAACAGTATTTCCCTGAAAAAAGCTACGATAAAGACGCTGAAATCGCTCAAAGCGGAACCGTAAACCAAACCCTTTTAACCGAACTAAAAAACGATGCTTTCTTCTGGAAAAGCTTTCCAAAAACCATCGGACAGGAATTATTCAATAAAGATTTTGTTGATTCGGTACTTTCAAAAACCAATCTTGAAAATATTTCGGCACCAGATTTGCTGGCTACTTTAACACGATTAAGTGCCGAAACAATTGCCGAAGCGATTCAGTTTGTGGTAAAAAACAGCGGAACACCAATCGAAGATTTTAAAATCTACATGTCGGGAGGCGGTACAAACAATCCGTTACTCGTGAAATGGTTAAAAGAATTATTGCCTTGCGAATTTCAAAAAAGCGATGACCTGGGCATTTTAAGCGATGCAAAAGAAGCGGTTTTATTTGCTGTTTTAGCTAATGAAACGGTTGCTGGAGGCGATTATGATTTTGGTAGCAACAAAGGAATTCCATCTGTAACAATGGGTAAAATTTCGTTTCCGGATTAA